The genomic window TGTGCCTCCGCCACATCGGCGATCTTGGTGAGGACGGTGCCGTCGACCCGGCCGACGCGCGGCGCGAAGCCGACGTAGAACCGGCCGTCCTGCTGCCTGTGCACGCCGACGTGGTCGCGCCACCGCTGCACGGGCTGCTCCGGGGCGGGTCCGTCGACGAGCTTGCGCTCGAGGTACTCGTCCTCCAGCACCTGGCGGAACTTCTCCGCGCCCCAGTCCGCGACCAGGAACTTCAGCCGGGCGCGGGTGCGCAGCCGGCGGTAGCCGTAGTCGCGGAAGATCGAGATGACGCCCTCGTACACGTCAGGGACCTCGTCCAGCGGCACCCAGGCGCCCAGCCGGACACCGATCTTGGGGTTGGTGGAGAGGCCGCCGCCGACCCAGAGGTCGAAGCCGGGGCCGTGCTCGGGGTGGTTCACGCCGACGAAGGCGATGTCGTTGATCTCGTGGGCGACGTCCAGCAGCGGGGAGCCGGAGATCGCGGACTTGAACTTGCGCGGAAGGTTCGAGAAGTCCTTGTTGCCGACGATCCGGCGGTGGATCTCCTCGATGGCCGGGGTGCCGTCGACGATCTCGTCCTCGGCGATGCCGGCGACCGGCGAGCCGAGGATGACCCGGGGGGTGTCACCGCAGGCCTCGGTGGTGGACAGGCCGACGGCCTCCAGGCGGTCCCAGATCTCGGGCACGTCCTCGATGCGGATCCAGTGGTACTGGACGTTCTGCCGGTCGGTGATGTCGGCGGTGCCGCGCGCGAACTCCTGGGAGATCTCGCCGATGACCCGCAGCTGCTCCGTGGTCAGCCGGCCGCCGTCGATCCGGACGCGCAGCATGAAGTACTCGTCGTCCAGCTCCTCCGGCTCCAGGATCGCCGTCTTGCCGCCGTCGATCCCGGGCTTGCGCTGGGTGTAGAGCCCCCACCAGCGCATCCGCCCGCGGAGATCGTTGGGGTCGATCGAGTGGAATCCGGCCTTCGAGTAGATCGTCTCAATGCGTGTCCGCACATTGAGACCGTCGTCGTCCTTCTTGAACTGCTCGTTGCCGTTCAGCGGCGTGAAGTGGCCAACGGCCCACTGACCCTCGCCGCGGTGGCGTCCGGCCTTGCGGCGGGGCGTGGCGATAGCGGGTTTTTCAGGGGTGGCGGCCATGGCGGTATGTCCTTCGGGACTGCGGGAGGGATGCCCTGACCTGCACGGGCGCACGCCGACATGGTGCGGCGCGGAGGTACGCAGAGGTCGGGAGTTGTCTCGGGGATCGCGGCTGAGCTGGTTCGATCAGCTCGCCGGACAGATGGCGCTGGACATGCGGCCGAGGTCGACGTGCCGCCGACTCACCAAGGCAATTCCAGCTCGAGACATGACGGAAGCGTGTCACGGGACTTTGGAGCCAGTCCACCGCTATCCATCATCTGGACATCACTGTCCCGGATCGCGAGACAGTGTGTCGCTGGTCACCCGGCGCCGCCACGCAGGCCCTGCCGCGCGCGCCGCGCACCGCGAGGGCAGCCCTGCCGTTCAGCCGCGGGCGCCGGGCCAGGGCCCGGGGGCCACCGCCTCCGGCTCCTCCTCGACCTTGGTGTCGAAGAGCGTGAAGCCGCGCTTCCGGTAGTTGTCCATCGCGTGCGGCCCGTCCTTGGAGCAGGTGTGCAGCCAGACCCGCTTCGTCGGGGGCCTGCCCGGCCAGCGGTCCGCGAGGTCCCAGGCGCGCGCGGTCCCGTACGACAGCAGGTGGCCGCCGATCCGCCGCCCCCGGAACGCCGGGATCAGCCCGAAGTACACGATCTCGACGACGCCTTCCTCCTGC from Streptomyces sp. FIT100 includes these protein-coding regions:
- a CDS encoding nitrite/sulfite reductase → MAATPEKPAIATPRRKAGRHRGEGQWAVGHFTPLNGNEQFKKDDDGLNVRTRIETIYSKAGFHSIDPNDLRGRMRWWGLYTQRKPGIDGGKTAILEPEELDDEYFMLRVRIDGGRLTTEQLRVIGEISQEFARGTADITDRQNVQYHWIRIEDVPEIWDRLEAVGLSTTEACGDTPRVILGSPVAGIAEDEIVDGTPAIEEIHRRIVGNKDFSNLPRKFKSAISGSPLLDVAHEINDIAFVGVNHPEHGPGFDLWVGGGLSTNPKIGVRLGAWVPLDEVPDVYEGVISIFRDYGYRRLRTRARLKFLVADWGAEKFRQVLEDEYLERKLVDGPAPEQPVQRWRDHVGVHRQQDGRFYVGFAPRVGRVDGTVLTKIADVAEAHGSGRVRTTAEQKMLVLDVEEAQVESLVAALEALDLRVQPSPFRRGTMACTGIEFCKLAIVETKARGASLIDELERRIPEFDEPITININGCPNACARIQVADIGLKGQLVLDDNGDQVEGFQVHLGGALGLEAGFGRKVRGLKVTSAELPDYVERVLKRFEAEREDGERFAAWAARASEEALS
- a CDS encoding GNAT family N-acetyltransferase yields the protein MSITVTTWSLEQTSSADLRPAAEPSGEVRIVRSEVPSAEFSRFLYTAVGGDIHWTDRLGLTYAQWDEAVNRPGVETWVAYEKGTPAGYIELEAQEEGVVEIVYFGLIPAFRGRRIGGHLLSYGTARAWDLADRWPGRPPTKRVWLHTCSKDGPHAMDNYRKRGFTLFDTKVEEEPEAVAPGPWPGARG
- a CDS encoding putative leader peptide, coding for MSRAGIALVSRRHVDLGRMSSAICPAS